A stretch of the Vitis vinifera cultivar Pinot Noir 40024 chromosome 16, ASM3070453v1 genome encodes the following:
- the LOC104882163 gene encoding F-box protein SKIP23-like encodes MEDDCEWAWLPKNLLHSILDQLQPMEDVIRFSAVCTEWRSVAVENFESRSLHRRQVPFLMSRTKDNIGNLHSVTQKKMYKFRFPMPDNMKCCGSSLGWLIMLDVTMDVILFNPFSGNTITFPPIRRLVFEKRYALEYDYIHGLSALKRYEYEIRIREEHGEEELENRLAFIKSGDEDWTYIDDKTSGFDYLFKTSPRVKGFRYFEDILYWKSQFYAVDSLGKLLSCEINTNFTNLRVKIVDVPKRGIGADPISTSTSFQEVVQSLREDVQSPFFEGNISVWSAFLVESVEGDLLWVPKFRSNFLTRKFCVYKLVDNGGNVGWVEKEDLGDASLFLGDNHSILVRCQPSSIYFVDKEDETVWCYPGYPFDMGVYNLEHKAVARDYQLNPSQRLNPPPIWILPTFM; translated from the exons ATGGAGGACGATTGTGAATGGGCTTGGCTCCCCAAGAACTTACTGCACTCCATATTAGACCAACTACAGCCAATGGAAGATGTTATCAGATTCAGCGCCGTTTGTACGGAATGGCGTTCTGTTGCGGTAGAGAATTTCGAAAGTCGCTCTCTTCATCGAAGACAAGTTCCATTCTTGATGAGTCGTACAAAAGACAATATCGGTAATTTACACAGCGTGACCCAGAAGAAGATGTATAAATTCCGGTTTCCAATGCCTGACAATATGAAGTGTTGCGGCTCTTCCCTCGGTTGGTTGATTATGCTCGATGTCACCATGGACGTCATCCTCTTCAATCCCTTCTCCGGCAACACCATTACTTTTCCTCCCATTCGACGATTGGTATTTGAGAAACGTTATGCACTAGAATATGACTATATCCACGGTCTCTCTGCTCTCAAGCGATATGAATATGAAATACGAATACGAGAAGAACATGGGGAAGAAGAATTGG AAAACAGGTTAGCCTTCATTAAATCTGGTGATGAAGATTGGACTTACATTGATGATAAAACTAGTGGCTTTGATTATCTCTTTAAGACAAGTCCTCGAGTTAAGGGTTTTCGGTATTTCGAGGATATCCTTTATTGGAAAAGCCAGTTTTATGCTGTGGATAGCCTCGGAAAACTTCTATCTTGTGAAATCAATACAAATTTTACCAATTTGAGGGTTAAGATTGTTGATGTTCCAAAGAGGGGAATTGGGGCCGACCCTATTTCAACTTCAACTTCTTTTCAAGAAGTTGTTCAAAGTCTAAGAGAAGATGTTCAAAGTCCTTTCTTTGAAGGTAATATAAGTGTTTGGTCCGCCTTTTTGGTAGAATCCGTTGAAGGTGATTTACTTTGGGTTCCCAAATTCAGGTCTAATTTTCTTACTAGGAAATTTTGCGTTTATAAGCTAGTAGATAATGGTGGGAATGTAGGGTGGGTTGAGAAAGAGGATTTGGGTGATGCCTCCTTATTCCTAGGAGACAACCATTCTATTTTAGTTCGATGTCAGCCAAGCTCCATATATTTCGTGGACAAGGAGGATGAGACTGTATGGTGTTATCCTGGTTATCCTTTTGACATGGGTGTATACAACTTGGAACATAAAGCAGTTGCACGAGACTACCAATTGAATCCTTCCCAAAGGTTGAACCCACCTCCAATTTGGATACTGCCTACATTCATGTGA
- the LOC100252191 gene encoding zinc finger CCCH domain-containing protein 48, with amino-acid sequence MDVDEHGNKRVFQRLGASNDSGKQHKVCYHWRAGRCNKFPCPYLHRELPAPPPQQHQPFISNGSSSKRPNQGVHDDRSFSGARRSPNFNPTWGRVHGAGAGNRAQGSGAGNRVFRKIEKLCNYWLQGNCSYGEKCKFLHSWSVGDCFSSLTQLEGHQKVVSGIALPSGSDKLYTGSKDETVRIWDCQSGQCTGVVNLGGEVGCMISEGPWLFVGIPNVVKAWHTQNNTELSLSGPTGQVYALVVGNDLLFAGVQDGAILAWKFNAVSNCFEPAASLKGHTQSVITLVVGANRLYSGSMDRSIRVWNLENLQCLQTLTEHTSVVMSLLCWDQFLLSCSLDGTVKVWVATESGNLEVTYTHNEEQGVLYLCGMHDPEAKPVLLCSCNDNTVRVYDLPSFSERGKIFAREGIRAIQIGPGGLFFTGDGSGQVRVWNWSTEAAAPA; translated from the exons ATGGATGTTGACGAGCATGGTAACAAACGGGTGTTTCAACGACTTGGAGCTTCGAATGATAGTGGCAAACAACATAAGGTTTGTTACCATTGGAGGGCAGGCAGGTGCAACAAGTTCCCTTGTCCGTACCTACACAGAGAATTACCAGCTCCTCCTCCCCAACAACACCAACCATTCATAAGCAATGGATCATCGTCCAAACGGCCAAATCAAGGAGTACATGACGATCGCAGCTTTTCTGGTGCACGAAGAAGTCCTAATTTTAATCCTACGTGGGGGCGAGTTCATGGCGCTGGTGCAGGCAATAGAGCTCAAGGTAGTGGCGCGGGCAATAGAGTATTTAGGAAAATTGAGAAGCTTTGTAATTATTGGCTTCAAGGAAATTGTAGTTATGGGGAAAAGTGCAAGTTTTTGCATTCTTGGAGTGTTGGTGATTGTTTCTCGAGTTTGACACAGCTTGAAGGGCATCAGAAG GTTGTCAGTGGGATTGCTTTGCCATCCGGGTCTGATAAGCTATATACTGGGAGCAAAGATGAAACTGTGAGGATTTGGGACTGTCAATCTGGTCAG tGCACTGGTGTGGTTAATCTTGGTGGAGAAGTTGGCTGTATGATTAGTGAGGGCCCATGGTTGTTTGTGGGTATACCAAATGTTGTTAAG GCATGGCACACTCAAAATAACACTGAATTGAGTCTCAGTGGACCCACTGGACAAGTTTATGCATTGGTTGTTGGTAATGATCTGCTCTTTGCTGGTGTACAG GATGGAGCAATACTGGCATGGAAATTTAATGCAGTTTCCAACTGCTTTGAACCAGCTGCCTCACTCAAAGGTCACACTCAATCAGTGATCACGCTAGTTGTTGGAGCTAACAGGCTCTACTCTGGTTCCATGGACCGTTCTATAAGA GTCTGGAACCTTGAAAATTTGCAGTGTCTGCAGACGTTGACTGAACATACTTCAGTTGTAATGTCTCTTCTTTGCTGGGACCAGTTTCTTTTATCTTGTTCGCTTGATGGAACTGTAAAG GTTTGGGTTGCAACAGAAAGTGGAAATTTGGAAGTAACATACACCCACAATGAAGAACAG GGTGTTCTCTACCTCTGCGGAATGCATGATCCAGAAGCCAAGCCAGTCCTTCTGTGCTCTTGCAATGACAACACTGTCCGCGTTTACGACTTGCCATC ATTTTCTGAAAGGGGGAAGATATTTGCAAGGGAGGGGATCAGAGCAATTCAGATAGGACCAGGTGGTCTTTTCTTTACTGGCGATGGAAGTGGTCAAGTGAGAGTATGGAATTGGTCGACTGAGGCCGCGGCTCCTGCTTGA